The Jaculus jaculus isolate mJacJac1 chromosome 3, mJacJac1.mat.Y.cur, whole genome shotgun sequence genome includes the window CTCACAGTGCTGGGCAACCTCCTCATCCTGCTGGTGATCCGGGTGGATTCTCGCCTCCACACACCCATGTACTACTTCCTCACCAACCTGTCCTTCATTGACATGTGGTTCTCCACAGTCACAGTGCCCAAAATGCTGATGACCTTGGTGTCCCCGGATGGTGGTGCTATCTCCTTCCAGAGCTGTGTGGCTCAGCTTTATTCCTTCCATTTCCTGGGGAGCACCGAGTGCTTCCTCTACACCATCATGTCCTATGATCGCTACCTGGCCATCAGGTACCCGCTCAGGTACAGCAGCATGATGAGTGGGCGAGCTTGTGCCCTGCTGGCCACTGGCACCTGGCTCAGTGGCTCCCTGCACTCTGCTGTGCAGACCACGCTCACCTTCCGCTTGCCCTACTGTGGGCCCAGCCATATCCAGCATTACTTCTGTGACGCCCCGCCCATCCTCAAGCTGGCCTGTGCTGACACCTTGGCCAATGAGATGGTCATCTTTGTGAACATAGGCGTCGTGGCCTCGGGCTGCTTTCTCCTGATTGTGCTGTCCTATGTGTCCATTGTCTGCTCCATCCTGAAGATCCGCACCTCGGAGGGCAGGCGCAGAGCCTTTCAGACCTGTGCCTCCCACTGCATCGTGGTGCTCTGCTTCTTTGGCCCTGGTCTTTTCATCTACCTGAGACCAGGCTCCAGGGATGCTGTGGATGGCGCTGTAGCCGTTTTCTACACTGTGCTGACCCCGCTACTCAACCCTGTTGTGTACACCCTGCGCAACAAGGAGGTGAAGAGAGCGCTGCTCAGACTGAAAAATGGGGTGGTGTTTACTCAGTATGAATCAAATTAGGTAGGAGATCCCTGAGGTCTTTTAAGTCTCTAATCAAACCCTGTTTTCAATGTGAACATGATACTTGGAACAAGCATTTCAAATACTGAATCCTAATGTTTTCATGAAATGGCTagcaaatattttttcatatatttggaAAAGAACCCTATAAATTGTGGTAATCTAACTGGAAAGATATTATTCTAGTCTTATTTATCAGAAATCATCATAAAAGTTGCATAATTATACTcctcatttaaatattttctacaaCCTTTACCCACTTAACATTGTTATGGTAGATTTTAtttcaagaataaataaaatatctttccaTCTTTTAAACTTTCCATTATTAAAATGTACAGAATGCTTATGATAAAATAGTCATTATAGATAATACTAGAAAATGAATTTGATCCAAGGATAGCGTTATTCACTTGGTAAGCTAATGAAATCTTTATAAGGTTTCACTGTTCTTATTTTGACTTTCaagatttttaaagtaaacttgaGTCTATTAGCATGCCTTATGCATGTCATGGTTTGTATTGGTCATAGATATAGCAATTATTGAGCATTCCCTTTAACATGTTTAAAGCTATTGACATTTTCCCTAAATTCAAAGTGTTTATTTCAACAaccttaaaattgtttttctttttttaaaaaaaaatattttttatttatttatttgagagcgacagacacagagagaaagacagatagagggggagagagaatgggcgcgccagggcttccagcctctgcaaacgaactccagaagcatgcgcccccttttgcatctggctaacgtgggacctggggaaccgagcctcgaaccggggtccttaggcttcacaggcaagtgcttaaccgctaagccatctctccagcccttaaaattgtttttctaaGTAAACAGTGACAACATGTGA containing:
- the LOC101595017 gene encoding olfactory receptor 10G7, with product MSNRSQVTTFFLVGLPHPPALDTLLFGIFLVIYVLTVLGNLLILLVIRVDSRLHTPMYYFLTNLSFIDMWFSTVTVPKMLMTLVSPDGGAISFQSCVAQLYSFHFLGSTECFLYTIMSYDRYLAIRYPLRYSSMMSGRACALLATGTWLSGSLHSAVQTTLTFRLPYCGPSHIQHYFCDAPPILKLACADTLANEMVIFVNIGVVASGCFLLIVLSYVSIVCSILKIRTSEGRRRAFQTCASHCIVVLCFFGPGLFIYLRPGSRDAVDGAVAVFYTVLTPLLNPVVYTLRNKEVKRALLRLKNGVVFTQYESN